The following nucleotide sequence is from Chaetodon auriga isolate fChaAug3 chromosome 19, fChaAug3.hap1, whole genome shotgun sequence.
atggtgaaggtgtcactttgggctcattgtgaccacatttctcactattttcacaatgtttccaaaccaTTGATCGATCAGTCGATGGAGAGAATGATCAGCggattgatccagaatgaaaagaatcattagtttgagttaaaatgagctccacctcaaccaactccaacaggaacatcctgctgagacatgaatgaggagacagtCTGTGGTTTCTTCTCCCACCTTGTGGCTAAAATGATGCTTTTCATCTTCTACAACTACTTCATATTCAGTCAGTCTTAGGTTGGGGCCCAACCTAAGGCTCAGACCCCTCAAAGTCACCAGATAAATCTGAAGGGTCGTCAGATgattaaagaagaagaaacaaagttCTGACACACAAATCAACATTCACCTTTTTGGACTTTGGATCCaatttttgatttgttttgtgaaatatttggtCATTTGTGTTGAAGTGAAACCATGTGATTAGACGCTGGTTTAATAAGTAATCTGAATCTTTGTCTGAGGTCACAGAAAAACACGCAAACCACAGATTACATCTGGTGTTTTATGTTATAAATAAATCAGACTTTTCtgaaaaatgtgatatttttcatGTCAAATCTTCAGCAGGAGAGTAACTGGAGGAATCAGATTACTGTGTTTGTACTCAGTTGCTTTGGGACCATAGAGACACTGATCATGAGCTGTGTGTGGCTGTAGCTGCAGGAGCTTCATCATGTTTGTGGAACATGATGTGAGTCTGAACACTGAGCTGATTGTCTCCCCACAGCAGAGTGGACCGACCCGCCGGAGCAACAGGaagccttcctcctcctcctcctcctcctcctcctcctcctggggTCACAGCTGCCCCCTGCCCGGCGTTAAAAGCAGGCTACATCACAcatcacccctcctcctccttcttctcctcctcctcctcgccctcctccacccttcctcctcctcctcttctctcttcagtCAGGAGCGTCACCGTCGCTCTCCTGGATGCGTCGCCTGATCTCCGCCTGCTCTCTCTGATTATTCTGCGCTGTTTGGAGGTAAGAAtcgcttcttttctttccatcagcaTTGAGGACATGAAGGACGGGTCCCGGGACTGTGCCGGGTCGGACCCGGGATCCAGCGGCTGTTTATCGCGCTGCCGCAGACGCActtgtctcctcttcatcatccgCGTTACTCCGCCTCAGACCCCGAAGGCCACACGAGCAGCGCCTCGAACAATCACCTGAAATCTGCTCCGTTTCTGAGAGGAAATCTTCATGAAAGCGGAACATTTGTCAGGTCTGTCCTGTTTTTAGCTGCCGGTGTTCTCTGGAGGCCTCAGCAGGAGAAACCCTGGAACAAACACTTTAATATCTTCATCATAGAGAGCGACACGCAGACATGAGGCTCCACTTCAGGTCCGTTTACAGGCTGAAAATCATCGTTTTCAGTCTCCATCTGCCCTCTGGATTCATCGTTTGGctcataaaaatgtgaaaaatgttcctTAGCACTGCTCAGAACCCACCGTGATGCcttcaaatcacattttaaatgccATTTTCTGGTGACATCATGGCCATTTCAGTCAAGTCGACATTCTTCAAAGTCCAGAATTCAAAGACATTCTGTCCAAACCACAAAAGATGCAGATCAGCAAATAATCACGTTCAGGAAGCTTCATGAAACAGTCAGTTATAATAGATCTTACGATTCATCTGTCGATCGACTAATCAATGATTTCTGTCAATTCCAGCATCATTTATATCCTGTTTTTAAAAGTCTTCCTATTCTCCCAGAATGATGAATTACAGTTTATAATATTAAACTAGAACAGGGATAGACTTCACGTCAGGTGACACTTtactcttttctcctcttttatcAATCACAGctcgttttgttttgttttgttttgtttttacctaAATGCTTCTTTACTGCTTCAAAAATATATTATTTGTTAGAGGACACTGAGTGATGCATcgtagagctgaaacaatacGTCAGTTTTGATAATCGATTAttgttttaagtcatttttatgtgaaaatgccaaaaattcAGTCTgtagaatgaatgaataattagtTAATGATGGAAATAATTAACAGACTGACTGAGAGCTTCCTGTTTGATTCTGTACATCTGATCACATGTAAAgagtgtttacagtgtgtgtgtggactaatgggccacacacacacacacacacacacacacacacacacacacacacacacacacacacagctcagctccATTGATGGCTCTGTGGCAGTTAAAAGCTCTCCATGATAAGACTATCGGACACAGAAAGCACTCAGACTGCTGCCGGTCAGGTGGACCGTCGTGTCCTCAGAGACGGCAACgaaacacatttacaacctgttttgtctttcattttctgtcactttacagCCGCTTTCTGACCAACatcttgtactttttactcctctGCTTTTACCTTTGCAGTTTTATGGCCTCATGATGAGTAAAATCGGTCTTTTTTTAGCTTTggagtcatgctagcagctctgtgaggctgtactttgaCACAGTGGACCTTTgaactgaatgctaacattattatgctaacatgttgatgttcaccatcttagcttagcatgttagcatgctaacatttgctttcCTGACATTGACTGCTAGTAAAACATCTTTACTGAGCTTTTCTCTGATCGGATGGTGAGCTAGagagtccaaaatggaggaagctatCGTAGCTGACTAGCTGTGTGTTAGCATCGAGTTTCATTAAAGCTTCTGTCAAAGTAAAAACTGTTCAACAGAGACCTGGTTCacactcagtctggatgactTCATGCTAATGCTGCTTTTTACAGGCCTACACTGTGAAGACTTATTGTCCGGTTAGCTACCAGGCTAATAGGACAAGCTAACTAGTTCAGATAGCCTTTCCCTTCAGTAACTtcttattaaaatgaaatgatgaacatTCCTGAGAATTTAATGTTAGAGGGAGTAAACCGATATTTTGAGAAGATCGTAAagctggttagcctagcttagcataaacactggaatcAAGGAGAAACAGTTAGCCTGTGAAATGTGACAGTGTTGAGGTTTTATGGGCGGGGGTTATGtgtatttcttggctgggaccCCCCATTAAAGTGAATTGAATTTTTTAAACTGCAGACTGTtttccaatctttatgctaagctaagctaatcagctgctggttgtagtctcatatttactgtaaagaAGAAATCGATCTGAACATCAAActttgaaagcaggacttttacttttacttgtaacagagtatttttacattgtgttatttctacttttactgaagtaaaggatcttaacacttcctccaccactggtgAGAGGACAGGAAGATGTTTTAGGCATCCGtccagaggacaacagacagtCCAGGTGACACTGATGGAGTTgagctgaggacagacagacgacGCTCTCTCCCTGATCAGCATGTGATGGTtggaaacagatggaggagggaggaaggtgtAGCTCTcagcctgtgtgctgctggttCTCTGGAGGGAGGAGTGTAACCACAGCAATAACTGTTGAGGACCGGCTGGGCGTTGGCCTGGCTGGGCAAGCTGATAAACAGCCAGGAGgcgaggggaggggagggaggaagaggaagacgaagggcgtgatggagctggaggaggaagaggagggaggcagatgAAAGTGAAGACTcggaggggggagggggttcGCAGGAAGTGAGGATGAGGATATCCTCCAGCAGAGAGGCTGTGGTGTTGTTGAGGTGTCTTTCCTGTGAGCAGGACTGAATCCTGCAGACGTCCCAGGAGGACGCTCTGCTAACAGCCAGGCCTCGGTCTGATTCACAGGCTTGTTTTACACACCGTCTCCACGTCCCCATCATTCAGCCTCACCCCGGGGACAcaatgtctctgtgtgtctgaaggcTCTGAAACTGGATCATCTgctctgaaagcagctgaaaaggtGGAAATCCGATCCATTAGCTGAGAATCCAGCTATGATTCAGCCTCTCAGTTAACAGGAGAGACATGAATTTTACACTGAAATATAACAagaatgctaacacgctaaaatTTAGCACATATAATGTTTACCACGTTTCATCTTAGCTtgctgtgttagcatgctaacatttgcttttGAGTTCAACTTTGACTTTGACACGCAAATATGCGCTGTCGACCAATGGCAAACCATCCTGACAGAGCTGAATTTTGATTGGACGGAGAGCCAGAGAGTCCAACATGGTGGAAGCTAGCGTAGCTTATTAGCggtgtgtgtcagagcagaaaCTGCTGCAAACAGACCTGGTTCACACACAGAAGTGAATGATGAAGAAACCTGAGAGGGAGGTGTCAGCGGGACATTTGTCGTGTCCTCTAAGTGCtaatgtcttcttcttctgcagcagtTTAACGGCGCCGACTGGAAAATCAGCTCCATGAACCAGAGAAACCATTATCAACACAAGAGTAGAAAAACACACTAATTCACATTGGTTTTTTGTCACTGCACCTGGACGTAAACTGGACTTCTGTAACcttgaaaagaagaaataagacaTTTTTCTTCTCACAAAAAAATTAGTATTAAAATACACCAGTGTTCAGTTTGGCACCAAGAGGTTTTGCTTGGTGTGACCAGAAGCTCATtttggctaacgttagcagacTTCTGACAGATTTCATGACGTCTGTTCATCGACAACAACGAGCACGTTAAAAGACCAACCGCAGACGATTGGCTTCTCCTGTAAGACCAAGCTCAGGTGGAAGTTTTCAAATAACAATGGCTTCATTCCATGTAGGCATTCCAGCAAGCCAGCACACACAGTACCAAGGCCCTGGAACAAGCTGAGCTAAATGGAATGGAGCCATCATGAATGAATTACACCTGCGTGGAAGCAGAGCGTCTCCATGTTGTCGTCTTCATGCATAAAGATGTTCTGAcatgtcagagcaggaaaagcacacgTGATATGAAAACCAGTAATAACGGCAGATTCCCAGTTTGCCAGTTTCAGGCCAACCATTCCCTGCTGTTCGTCTGATAAACAAGCAGCTGAACCGTTTTGAACGTGAAGCTAAATATTTGTCAAACGTCTGCTATAAAACCCTGAAAGTGAAACTTGTGAGTTTTGCTTCTTCCTCAGCATCGACTTGAGTCATTTCCAGCCTCGCCGTTAAAACGCCGGCCCGTGATGAGACACTGTATGATAATGCGTCTGCTGAtggactgtctctgtctccctgttttTGTCCAGCTGGTTTAAACCAAACGGGAGGACAGTTCCTCTCCAGTCATGCAGAAGGTAATTGATCATCTTCTTaggtcactgaaaacagctttttttaaaattccaGACGCTGACACAACGTTAGAATTAAAGGAATTAAAGGATTCGAACTGTGAACGTTGGATGATTCACCTGAATGTTTCTGATGGTGTCACAGGTGGAGGGACAGGTAACCCCCGTCAACCTGCCCTCTTCCAGGGGCCTGAGCACCCCGGGGTCTCCCGCCACCGGCATCGTGGTAAATAGCCTCTTCCACCTGCTCAAAGACACCTGTATAATCAGTGTGTGCACACGGACACTCAcctgttctctgtgtgttcaggccAGAGTGAACGACCAGGTGGTGGGCTACAGAGACCTGGCTGCTCTGCCCAGAGACAAGGCCATCCTGCAGGTGGAGAGACCAGACCTGATGACCTACCAACCACACCTCAGCTTCTCCCCACTCGACCCTCCACGCAGGGAGGTACGTCTGGACACAGGCATTTAACCCCTGTCAGATAATCCTAATCTGGAAACAGTTAGAGCTCAGTTAGAGTTTAGTAAGACTCCAGTTGGAgctcagttagacttcagttggagctcagttagacttcagttggagctcagttagacttcagttagacttcagttggagctTGGTTAGACTTCAGTTAGACTTCAGTCGGAgctcagttagacttcagttagacttcagtcggagctcagttagacttcagttagacttcagttggagctcagttagacttcagttggagctctgttagacttcagttggagctcagttagacttcagttggagctctgttagacttcagttagacttcagttggagctcagttagacttcagctggagctcagttagacttcagttggagctcagttagacttcagttggagctctgttagacttcagttggagctcagttagacttcagttggagctctgttagacttcagttagacttcagttggagctctgttagacttcagttggagctcagttagacttcagttggagctcagttagacttcagttagacttcagttggagctctgttagacttcagttggagctcagttagacttcagttggagctcagttagacttcagttggagctcTGTTAGACTTCACTtagacttcagttggagctTGGTTAGACttcagttagacttcagttggagctcagttagacttcagttagacttcagttggagctcagttagacttcagttagacttcagttggagctcagttagacttcagttggagctctgttagacttcagttagacttcagttggagctcagttagacttcagttggagctcagttagacttcagttggagctctgttagacttcagttagacttcagttggagctcagttagacttcagttggagctctgttagacttcagttggagctcagttagacttcagttggagctctgttagacttcagttagacttcagttggagctctgttagacttcagttggagctcagttagacttcagttcGAGCTCTgttagacttcagttggagctcagttagacttcagttggagctcagttAGATTTCAGCTGGAActcagttagacttcagttggagctcagttagacttcagttggagctcagttagacttcagttagacttcagttggagctctgttagacttcagttggagctcagttagacttcagttggagctcagttagacttcagttggagctctgttagacttcagttagacttcagttggagctTGGTTAGACttcagttagacttcagttggagctcagttagacttcagttagacttcagttggagctcagttagacttcagttagacttcagttggagctcagttagacttcagttggagctctgttagacttcagttagacttcagttggagctcagttagacttcagttggagctcagttagacttcagttggagctctgtgtgtttgatgtccTCCGACTTTGACTGCTGATGGTCTgattgtgtctctgcagaggtctctgtctcctccctccacGTCTCCTCCCAGGTCTCCTGAGGTAAGAGCTGCTACCATCTAATCAATACATTAATCTTTATGAATTTATCTGAACTCAGCTGATTCACACAGGTTGCTTAACATATCTCGGATTGTTtgaataaactgaaataaaatctgTCTCATTCAGCCAGTAGATGAACTCTCGGTGACCCGTTCAGAATTGTCTGAGTCAGTTTTGGGTCACGACTTTTGAAAAACTACGCTTTGACTGACGTCTTCATGTTCTCGTCTCGTTGTCCAGTTTCAGTTCCTGCTTTGTCTTCTAGTCTTCATGGAGCTCAGTTAAAGCCTGGAGTctgcctgcagccacagagaaCAGACAGTGTCTTTGTTGAGACTGTTACTGACATTTCTCAGAGTGTAGATTCACACACGGTTTGTTTTGGTGGAATTTGTCGTCCTTTCAGTTCAGTGAAATGAACCAAACTTTGAGTTGTGGCTTTGAAACCCGAGCAGAGATGAATGTTTCTGCGTCTCTGGAGGCTTTGAGGGAAATGCTAAcatgagcatgctaacatgcatgtAGGTACACTGCTTAGTGTGTTTACCACCTTAGtgtagcttgttagcatgctagcattggcACTAAGGTGCAGCTGAGGGTGATGGGAAAGTAGTTTTGCAGGTTATCTGGTCAAAGTTACTCGAATTCACGCCGAGGGAAACATTTTGTGACAGTCTGGACCGAAcactcagaggtcaaaggtcactgtgacctctcAAAGCATATTTTTGACCATAGCTCAAGAATTCAATGtctcagaggataaaatgatgaagtgatgacattttctatccAAAGATCAAAGGTcggcttcactgtgacatcatcatgctgtgcagaaactcttttctgttcattattCAGCAGCAGAAGGCAGACTGTGACCAACAGCTGATCGTAGAGATCCTCAGGAGTGAACATGTGCGTGAcacgaatgtgtgtgtgtgcgtgcgtgtgtgtgagtgaaggtGAAGACAcgcagagcagagagtgagagtggtTCTCCTGGAGGATCCGAACTGCAACTACAGTGTGGGCGCAAGATCAGCACCAGCCTGCAGCACTTCCACAgaccaggtaacacacacacacacacacacacacacacacacacacacacacagtgagaattTTTCGTCAGTGAACTTTTCACTTTGAATCATGAAAACTGGATTGTTACATCTTAATGTAAACGTGGTGGTTTATCTGAATGATTGATCTGATTTGATATCTTCATGGCGGCCTTTGACCGTCCACACTGTCACGCTaagttctttttgttttggtttttttttttcagataatgGAGCAAACATCTATAGGAAGCCTCCCATCTACAAACAAGGTGAGCGCTGATCCACGCCATCACTTTTCACGTCCTTCGCCTCGACGCAGGTTCACGCcgtcgctctctgtctcttcagaTCTTCAGAAACACGTCGAAGGCAGCGGCGTCATTCAGTCGGCAAAGtttccagcagctcagcctccGGATCCAAACCAGCCCTCCAAGATTGAGACCGAGTACTGGCCCTGCCCCCCCTCGCTGGCCGCCATGGGTAACAGACACATCACAGACCACACATGGTCTGGATTAGAGCGCTGTAGAAACCACCTGAACGCCGTTAGAGGTCATCGTTTGAGACGTTTGCCTGAAACCTGCTGCTCACCTGGCTTAGAGTtctgcagctcagactgaaTCAGTTCAGTTATTTAATCACATCAGACTCAGGTGAGCTCAGGTAGATGCGGTCCAGCAGCTGCACTCCTGAGGTCAGAATCAGACATCGATGCAAGATCGATTCCTGCTGCAGTTTAAATTGACAGTTTATTGATCGTGCAGACTGTGAGGAGACAAAGTCACTGTTGTTTCAGGTCTGTTGGACGGATCATTTGTCTCAATCAAAGACGTCAAATGATGAAACAAAGTCAGTGTTGTAATAAATCCTTCAGTCTCATGTTGAGGCTGCTGAACGCGTTTGAACCTGCAGGGAAGCTAAAACGCTACGACGCTAAGTGTCAAAGCTAACTGTGAGCTTGAACTCTGGCAGAGAttgagtggaggaagaggaggctgcaggaggaagacGAGTTCGAAGACCTGACAGACGAGGCCAAGACgctgcaggagcaggagctggaaAAGGTTTGAGAGtaacacgcacagacacacacacacacacacacacacacacacacacacacacacacacacacagctgaccacGGGGGGGACTGATGATGTTTGTTGTGAATCCAGATCAAGTCCAACCTGGGTCGTCTCAtcctgaaggaggagaaggagaaggccGTCCACTTCCGGAGGAAGACGCAGTCGCTGCCTGACAGAACGCACATGCACACCAGTACGCCCGCCGGACGCCCTTCACACCTTCTGCGTTCTGGCTTCAGGATGAATTTTGGTCTCAagctttcttttgtttgtcgGCAGGTTTGTCCGCGAGTGCGTCCAAGTCGCCTTCACGCTCAGGACTGACCAGAGTAAGTTTGACCGGCAGCTGCAGCTCCGTACTTCCCTGCTTCAGGACGCCAAGCTGCCGCCTCCTGACCCAAAGACAGAGTGTCCATGAGCGAGCGCCTCCTGATTGGCAGGCCGGCGCTTAGCACAGCAGCTCCatcaccactgtgtgtgtgtgtgtgtgtgtgtgtgtgtgtgtgtgtgtgtgtgaatactggctgaagaaaaataatattaattCTAAATTTTTGTGATTctgtggagaaaagaaagaagaaatgtggattttgtgtttaatatcaaaggttttgtgtgtttcagatgcaGTCTGCAGAGTTTTCCACAGATGGCGACAAAGGACGGCCAGGTACGAGTCCTCCGccgcaaaaaaacaaaaaaacgacATCCTCTTCCTCAAAGAGTCGAAGCTTAGTGTCGCTTCCAAGGCCGAGAGTTAGCGTAGCATAAGCTAGCTACACTGACGCTGACGCTGAAGTGGCTGAGCCGAGCGTCAAACAGAAAGACGTCCAAACTTTAACTTTACATGTCAGTTTAACGTGTTAGCTTAACGTCTTAGTTTACGTCTTAGTTTACGTGTTATTTTATGTGTTAGTCTGTTGGCATTAAATCACACTGAGCTTCAGTAATGGACGTGTTTGTTTTGACGTGATCGTACGTAAACTTTTCAGACAGCTTCCTGTTCGCTGCTCGCTGCAGGACAGTATTTGTAATCGATTTATCCGTCATTGTTAACGTtcagagtgacagcagacacATCAGTCCTGAATCCAGGTGTGTTTGCACCTggctgtgaagctgctgctctgcacagctgcagctcgGTGTCTTGTTCCACTCTCTGACCTTCCTGTCGTCATGTCTTTGCAGCTGCTCAGGTAAGCGTGCCGTGTTTGTGTGGCATGTGCATGGCCAGTGGCATCAGCGCTCCTTTGATTAAGCCGCCATCTTTCCCGTGACTGCCCGGCTGCACTCGCTCCTCCTGCACTCAGCTCCAGTTTCTGCACAGTCCCAATCCATCTGAACCCGCCCGAGTCTGACCTGAAAACACGTGTCAACACGTTTGTGTGCTGAATCTGCATCTTACACCGCCGCCGTGCACCGCTTCTAACTCTCTGCTCACGTCTGGCCTGGCTGTACTGTGCCGCTTTTCATGTTTACCGGATCATGCAGGAGTATCtttcatacagtgtgtgtgtgtgtgtgtgtgtgtgtgtgtgtgtgtgtgtgtgtgcagaacgGGGAGGCTCGGAGGGAGAGGATGGACAGAGGAAACTCTCTGCCGAGTATCCTGGAGCAGAAGGTGAGAGTGCGTCTGCATCTGCTcaggttagcctagcttagcacagagactgtTTGCGTAGCTCCAATCAGGGTAGAGATGTAGAGACAAAGCTGCTGGTGGGTTTATAAAACTAACACATGCTGAGGCCACAGCTTGTGTGTTCAAAAGTTTTGTGTTCCCTCTGCAGGAAGCTAAATACACAGAAAattgatgatgtcatttttaCTTCATATATTTGAATAATTATGAGCTGTTGATTTTGATCATGTGGTCGAGCTTTAGAGGCGACTGCTcacagtttgatgtgtttgtgtctctgctgctcagatTTATCCCTATGAAGCGCTGATTGTGACCCACAGAGGGCGCTGCAAGCTGCCACCAGGAGTCGACCGCACTCGCCTGGAGGTTTGTATCAGAGGCACAGAtcatggggtgtgtgtgtgtgtgtgtgtgtgtgtgtgtgtgtgtgtgtgtgtgtgtgtgtgtgtgtgtgtgggagtcaTGGTGCTGCCTGACTGTCAAACATTGTCCTGtttgaggaggagaaacagcttTTTGTCAGCTGTGAGGTGATTCTGAGTTtatggagagaaaacaggttAAAACCTGATGATTTTATCCAATGAGACATTTgtgagctaacaagctaacagacAGTTAGCGAGGCGGCTTGTTATTGGTCAGCGGTGCAGATATGAGGGTGAAAGCTGAACTTGAGTGTTTGATGAGTGAATCCAGTGATCGCTGTGATCCTCTGAAGTGATCTGACGTAATAAACGAAAACACCTGAGTGTGATAAACAGAAGCAGCTCACTCTGATTGGTCAGGATTTAACTTCTGAGTCATCTGACGAAACGAGttctcgtcttcttcttcttcttcttctccttctgtcctctcagaGGCATCTGGCTCCGGAGGAGTTCCAGCAGCTGTTCGGGATGTCAATGGCCGAGTTCGACCGCCTCTCTCTGTGGAAACGaaatgagctgaagaagaaagcTTCGCTTTTctaacaggaagtgacctcatCCATCGCAAACTACTCCATGAACcacctggaggagaaaacaggccACGACATCAAATATCAGCAAACACAGATCGATTCATTCTGTTAGTCCACGCAAACATGTCCTCCATCTAACTAACCAATCACGTCCCTGGATGTGTGCCGGCCCCGAGGATCAGAGTGACTGAAGGCTGGCCCTGATTAACCCTTTACTCTGACTAACCTTAACTGATGCACTGACACATATTACCTGCACTTATAATCATCACTGCTtgtaaatcatcatcatcatcatcatcatcatcgtttgGTTTGACTGAGCTCCAGAGGTCTGAATCAGGAAGGGACATTAGCAGGTTAGCATCGTTAGCATCCAGCTCTTCTGGTGACATGAAGCTGCTTCACgtttttagttttctttcaCTCTGCAGACATGCTAGCAggtctgtgaggctgtgtgctttgagctaaatgctaatgttagcatgctctcATGCTCACagtggcaatgctaacatgctgctgtttagcAGGGTAAACTCCTTTAGCATCTTAGCATGCTTACATTAGataattagcagtaaacacaaagcacagctgaggctgatgggacgTCGTTAGCTCTGCA
It contains:
- the dmtn gene encoding LOW QUALITY PROTEIN: dematin (The sequence of the model RefSeq protein was modified relative to this genomic sequence to represent the inferred CDS: substituted 1 base at 1 genomic stop codon), producing the protein MRHCMIMRLLMDCLCLPVFVQLVXTKREDSSSPVMQKVEGQVTPVNLPSSRGLSTPGSPATGIVARVNDQVVGYRDLAALPRDKAILQVERPDLMTYQPHLSFSPLDPPRRERSLSPPSTSPPRSPEVKTRRAESESGSPGGSELQLQCGRKISTSLQHFHRPDNGANIYRKPPIYKQDLQKHVEGSGVIQSAKFPAAQPPDPNQPSKIETEYWPCPPSLAAMEIEWRKRRLQEEDEFEDLTDEAKTLQEQELEKIKSNLGRLILKEEKEKAVHFRRKTQSLPDRTHMHTSLSASASKSPSRSGLTRMQSAEFSTDGDKGRPAAQNGEARRERMDRGNSLPSILEQKIYPYEALIVTHRGRCKLPPGVDRTRLERHLAPEEFQQLFGMSMAEFDRLSLWKRNELKKKASLF